Proteins co-encoded in one Pelobates fuscus isolate aPelFus1 chromosome 5, aPelFus1.pri, whole genome shotgun sequence genomic window:
- the OXA1L gene encoding mitochondrial inner membrane protein OXA1L, producing the protein MAALSVEAACRAAALSRALRGAWRVPRLSVRKYHRCPVSPCQHRFLSPGTYKLLILTNARYQSTVTTADSQILVAHDVQSSIPPIAETVLPLPLPDVPPTFSEALGQVDQSLSELGLGASTPVGMVQNFLEFLHVGVGLPWWGAIVTGTVIARVLVFPLMAKGLREAAKLNNHMPQINAFTTRMNEAKQSGNKFEFSKAYSDLTLYQKKHDVNPLRGFLVPLIQAPVFISFFMALRQMSYLPVPSLQTGGLWWFTDLTAADPFYILPVFVTCTMWAVLELGAESGVNNPNLRIMKTVFRVMPLVILPLTMNFPTAVFMYWVTSNIFSLAQVSFLRIPYVRNKLRIPERIKHDPSSLPQQEGFLKSLKSGWKNAQVAQQLQERERKIKNHLDIAAKGPLRPTFSQNPLQQQETAVSPKTTKSKPWQDTIG; encoded by the exons TATCACAGATGCCCAGTTTCACCCTGCCAGCACAGGTTCCTGTCCCCTGGAACATATAAATTACTTATACTGACCAACGCTCGCTACCAAAGTACAGTAACTACAGCTGACAGCCAG ATCCTGGTTGCCCATGATGTGCAATCTTCTATCCCTCCTATTGCAGAAACAGTCCTGCCTTTACCCCTTCCTGATGTGCCACCTACATTCTCAGAGGCATTGGGCCAGGTGGATCAGAGTCTGTCAGAATTGGGCCTTGGTGCCAGCACTCCTGTTGGGATGGTACAAAATTTCCTGGAGTTCTTACATGTTGGTGTTGGCTTACCCTGGTGGGGGGCAATTGTCACAG GCACAGTGATTGCCCGTGTTCTTGTCTTTCCTCTGATGGCCAAGGGTTTGAGAGAAGCTGCAAAACTTAATAACCACATGCCACAGATCAACGCTTTCACAACTCGAATGAATGAAGCCAAACAATCAGGAAACAAGTTTGAAT TCTCCAAAGCTTATTCCGATCTAACATTATATCAGAAAAAGCATGATGTCAATCCTCTCCGGGGCTTTCTGGTGCCTCTAATACAA GCACCAGTATTCATCTCATTTTTTATGGCTCTACGGCAGATGTCGTATCTTCCTGTTCCTAGCTTGCAAACCGGTGGATTGTGGTGGTTTACAGATCTGACTGCAGCCGATCCTTTCTACATCTTGCCTGTGTTTGTCACATGCACCATGTGGGCTGTTTTAGAG CTGGGAGCAGAGTCTGGTGTAAATAACCCAAACCTCAGAATTATGAAGACTGTTTTCCGTGTTATGCCTCTGGTTATTTTACCACTTACCATGAACTTCCCCACT GCCGTGTTCATGTATTGGGTGACATCAAATATTTTCTCTCTGGCCCAAGTTAGCTTCTTGAGAATCCCATATGTGCGAAACAAGCTACGGATACCTGAAAGGATCAAGCATGACCCATCAAGCCTTCCCCAACAGGAAGGATTCTTAAAAAGCTTGAAATCAG GTTGGAAGAACGCACAAGTAGCACAGCAGCTTCAAGAGAGGGAGCGCAAGATTAAAAATCATTTGGATATTGCAGCAAAAG GACCCCTCAGACCAACTTTCTCACAAAATCCTCTGCAACAACAAGAAACAGCTGTGTCTCCAAAAACAACCAAATCCAAACCTTGGCAGGATACGATTGGATAA